A genomic region of Pseudobacteriovorax antillogorgiicola contains the following coding sequences:
- a CDS encoding 2Fe-2S iron-sulfur cluster-binding protein produces MAEQVTIDIKKKGETRGFQIRRGLGMIALKKHSDWLEFDCQKGDCGICIFHIRQGAENLSRPTDVEADFLKAMHAEASERLACQCRVFGPIQIELDDYDP; encoded by the coding sequence ATGGCCGAACAAGTAACTATTGATATCAAGAAAAAAGGCGAGACTCGTGGCTTTCAAATCCGGCGTGGTCTCGGGATGATAGCGCTTAAAAAACACAGCGATTGGCTGGAGTTTGATTGTCAAAAAGGTGATTGTGGGATTTGTATCTTTCATATTCGACAAGGTGCAGAGAACTTGAGTCGGCCAACTGACGTTGAAGCAGATTTTCTGAAGGCGATGCATGCTGAAGCGTCGGAGCGCCTCGCATGCCAGTGTCGTGTCTTTGGTCCTATCCAGATCGAGTTGGATGACTATGACCCCTAA
- a CDS encoding UvrD-helicase domain-containing protein, with translation MTEETRPNPQNPYISCVVKASAGCGKTYQLSRRFLFLVASGAHPLSILTITFTKKAAAEMRERILQICAQLLQDQALAESFDQSMAEFYRQEQINTKRSMSQPLSASQTARTILSCTQGLRVNTIDSTFLEWVRKFPVESRGDRKQALPPNLDMATETQSQRIDRLAWEKICFDLFDSQPQKKMALTPLELEARVQGIQRHQTYFWLSEVAHGQAFKPIPSPKGYETLPQTWPELIAAMVIPLKNIIEQTSAAKRDLFLTALTERSVESLQSLRLLTKDFKVSGATIRGKKREALAHEISEVEEAFAAFRDGQRIASLNDIGSILCRLFKGYSIYRDQVKHQQGLMEFEDTAKGCYNLFANPDAQGARFLIHQQIKHMMLDEFQDTSRLQWSIFRNLANEMLSGEGLEQKSGTPSTVFIVGDEKQSIYGFREADASILLTAAEELGERGVKEIPLNHSYRTSQLVLDLVNQVFPPFWNDFPVHQTAAFSPNQIAIPNYGTIAVSPLFEDVNAIEQEVSFVAQYLKDQLSNQETLVFDKATGGMRPLEPQDCAILYRASTHVPHLEKALRDQGLESRREESRGFFDRQEVRDLIHLVKFLCFQSDLLSFMAVIKSPLCDQAEKPILEAIVAQKGAQTPQETVCSILFDLEQRGSQFAKTLLELMNRATHVSPSELFIQIYHDLNPVSLYKTSFGGTEGLYGEANLQKLLDMVIEQENQNCTSLQQLLQFLEEKAKEDSIGASSPSDRAINLMTIHKSKGLEFPLVVVIGLGEAWEKRDPYWVKNSSGAQTGLSYVGTQNDRPVDFAPFKQIYDRVLNDDRDENLRLLYVALTRAKHHLLLTGSRRADSRKEHGFLQHLEKSLETLDAEQQALGDVSFFYKEISWSGKKTMIETSQAERDIDSHRPWHIPQQKPAVQLEIKTLAPNRLLTKPDDASSETNHRFSPFATEAGTFIHEALENVVRKQAIPDEEQWSDLYSHGPKERFQQVGQMVFEEIHQFLKSPLWQSLTQIEEVWPERDIVYLDGDKLIRGTIDLLVREGNKEFSVIDYKTSEPQKGDDLFEYSLRKAYDQQILAYVKAIKALYPGAKVNGAVCYISSNQLVYTHQEYQSQRLQTKETLGFSLTPKDKSES, from the coding sequence ATGACCGAAGAAACACGACCCAACCCGCAGAATCCTTATATTAGCTGTGTTGTAAAAGCCTCAGCGGGCTGCGGCAAGACTTATCAGCTCAGCCGACGCTTTCTTTTTCTTGTCGCCTCAGGGGCCCATCCGCTATCTATTTTAACGATCACCTTCACCAAGAAGGCTGCCGCAGAGATGCGTGAGCGGATTCTTCAAATCTGCGCTCAGCTCTTGCAAGATCAGGCCCTGGCGGAATCATTTGATCAGTCAATGGCTGAGTTTTACAGGCAGGAGCAGATCAACACAAAGCGCTCAATGAGTCAGCCGTTATCGGCGTCACAGACTGCCCGAACAATATTGAGCTGCACCCAGGGCCTTCGCGTCAACACCATAGACTCTACGTTCTTGGAGTGGGTCCGTAAATTTCCTGTAGAAAGCCGTGGCGATCGCAAGCAGGCTCTACCTCCAAATCTAGATATGGCCACAGAGACTCAGAGCCAAAGAATCGATCGCTTGGCGTGGGAGAAGATCTGCTTTGACCTATTTGACTCTCAACCACAAAAAAAGATGGCATTAACACCCCTTGAATTGGAGGCGAGAGTTCAGGGAATCCAGAGGCACCAAACGTACTTCTGGCTATCTGAAGTCGCCCATGGCCAAGCATTCAAGCCGATCCCTAGCCCCAAAGGCTACGAGACCTTGCCACAGACATGGCCAGAGCTGATCGCTGCCATGGTGATCCCGCTTAAAAACATCATTGAGCAAACATCAGCTGCCAAGCGGGATCTTTTTCTAACAGCCTTGACTGAGCGGAGCGTCGAGAGCTTGCAAAGTTTGCGGCTTCTAACCAAAGACTTTAAGGTATCTGGAGCCACCATTCGCGGCAAGAAGCGCGAGGCCTTAGCCCATGAAATTTCTGAGGTGGAAGAAGCTTTCGCAGCCTTTCGCGATGGTCAACGAATTGCATCATTAAATGATATTGGCTCGATTTTGTGTCGTCTCTTCAAGGGCTATAGTATCTATCGCGATCAGGTGAAGCATCAGCAAGGGCTCATGGAGTTCGAGGATACCGCCAAAGGCTGCTATAACCTTTTCGCCAATCCGGATGCTCAAGGGGCTAGATTTCTGATCCATCAGCAGATCAAACATATGATGCTCGATGAGTTTCAAGATACCAGCCGATTGCAATGGTCGATCTTTCGCAACTTAGCCAACGAAATGCTATCCGGAGAAGGATTGGAACAGAAGAGCGGCACGCCTTCAACGGTATTTATTGTGGGCGATGAGAAGCAGTCTATCTATGGCTTTCGGGAAGCTGACGCTAGTATCCTTCTAACTGCCGCTGAGGAACTAGGTGAGCGAGGGGTCAAAGAGATTCCTTTGAATCACTCTTATCGAACCAGTCAGCTGGTTCTTGATCTCGTTAATCAGGTATTCCCTCCATTTTGGAACGATTTTCCAGTTCATCAAACAGCAGCTTTCAGCCCGAATCAAATAGCTATACCCAACTACGGGACAATCGCTGTTAGCCCACTTTTTGAAGATGTAAATGCTATCGAACAAGAAGTCTCTTTTGTGGCTCAATACCTCAAAGACCAGCTAAGCAATCAAGAAACCTTAGTTTTCGACAAGGCCACTGGTGGCATGCGACCTTTAGAACCCCAGGACTGTGCCATTCTCTACCGGGCAAGCACTCATGTGCCCCATTTAGAGAAAGCTCTTCGCGACCAAGGCTTAGAGTCACGGCGGGAAGAAAGTCGGGGATTTTTTGATCGCCAAGAGGTTCGAGACTTGATCCATTTAGTTAAATTTCTTTGCTTCCAGAGTGACCTTCTTTCATTTATGGCTGTGATCAAATCTCCACTTTGTGATCAAGCGGAGAAGCCCATACTCGAAGCTATCGTTGCCCAGAAAGGCGCCCAGACCCCCCAGGAGACCGTTTGCTCAATACTATTCGACCTAGAGCAGCGTGGCTCACAGTTTGCCAAAACTCTTCTAGAATTGATGAATCGAGCCACTCACGTCAGCCCAAGCGAACTCTTCATTCAGATCTATCATGACCTGAATCCTGTGAGTCTCTACAAGACAAGCTTTGGCGGCACCGAGGGGCTTTACGGTGAGGCCAACTTACAAAAGCTTCTCGACATGGTCATCGAGCAAGAAAACCAAAACTGCACATCACTCCAACAGTTGCTGCAATTCCTGGAAGAAAAAGCCAAAGAGGATAGCATCGGCGCGTCTTCACCCTCAGACCGGGCCATCAATCTGATGACCATTCACAAGAGCAAAGGCTTAGAGTTTCCCTTGGTTGTCGTCATTGGTCTGGGCGAGGCCTGGGAAAAACGAGATCCCTATTGGGTAAAGAATAGCAGTGGAGCGCAAACTGGCCTAAGCTATGTTGGAACGCAGAACGATCGGCCCGTAGACTTCGCTCCCTTCAAACAGATTTACGATCGCGTCCTGAACGATGATCGCGACGAAAACCTGCGCTTGCTCTACGTTGCCCTCACTAGAGCAAAGCACCACCTTCTTCTTACCGGAAGCCGGCGAGCAGACTCTAGGAAGGAGCATGGCTTCTTGCAGCACTTAGAAAAAAGCCTTGAGACGCTTGACGCTGAGCAACAAGCCCTTGGTGACGTCAGTTTTTTTTATAAAGAGATTTCTTGGTCAGGAAAGAAAACTATGATCGAAACAAGCCAGGCAGAAAGAGACATAGATAGCCATCGACCCTGGCACATTCCACAGCAAAAACCAGCTGTACAGTTAGAAATCAAAACCCTAGCTCCCAACAGACTTTTAACCAAACCAGATGACGCTAGCTCGGAAACCAATCATCGATTTAGCCCCTTTGCGACCGAGGCTGGAACGTTTATTCACGAAGCCCTTGAAAACGTAGTCCGCAAGCAAGCTATCCCCGATGAAGAGCAATGGTCTGACCTCTATAGCCATGGCCCTAAAGAACGCTTCCAGCAGGTCGGACAAATGGTTTTTGAGGAGATCCATCAGTTTCTTAAATCACCACTCTGGCAATCGTTGACTCAAATTGAGGAGGTGTGGCCAGAAAGAGATATTGTTTACCTAGATGGTGATAAGCTGATCCGTGGGACCATCGACTTGCTTGTTCGTGAAGGCAACAAAGAATTTAGCGTGATCGACTATAAGACATCCGAACCCCAAAAAGGCGATGATCTTTTTGAATATTCCCTGAGAAAAGCCTACGACCAGCAAATCCTAGCCTATGTAAAAGCTATAAAGGCACTATACCCGGGAGCCAAGGTCAATGGGGCCGTTTGCTATATAAGTTCCAATCAATTGGTCTATACCCATCAGGAATATCAGAGCCAGCGCTTGCAGACGAAGGAGACTTTGGGATTTTCTCTTACACCTAAGGATAAATCCGAGTCTTAG